Proteins from one Desulfocurvus vexinensis DSM 17965 genomic window:
- the hgcB gene encoding mercury methylation ferredoxin HgcB, translating to MKEFRYLPGVVSLELDAAACVGCGMCVTVCPHRVFALEGGRAVLRDRDACIECGACARNCAPGAVRVSPGTGCATLIIQSWLRGLGLAGRSAGGCCGG from the coding sequence ATGAAGGAGTTCCGCTACCTGCCGGGGGTGGTCAGCCTGGAGCTGGACGCGGCGGCCTGCGTGGGCTGCGGCATGTGCGTCACGGTCTGCCCGCACCGGGTCTTCGCCCTGGAGGGCGGCAGGGCCGTGCTGCGCGACCGCGACGCCTGCATCGAATGCGGGGCCTGTGCGCGCAACTGCGCCCCCGGGGCGGTGCGCGTTTCGCCCGGCACGGGCTGCGCCACGCTGATCATCCAGTCCTGGCTGCGGGGGCTGGGGCTTGCGGGGCGCAGCGCGGGCGGCTGCTGCGGCGGTTGA
- a CDS encoding ArsR/SmtB family transcription factor: MSDDTRRQGSPETEPGRERECADAGELALLCKALAHPARVRIVDHLARAGRCICGEIVEIMPLAQSTVSQHLKILKECGLVQGEIEGPRTCYCLDAGRLARFVQLATALERGAKAKDEP; this comes from the coding sequence ATGAGCGACGACACGCGGCGGCAAGGCTCGCCCGAAACGGAGCCCGGGCGGGAGCGCGAGTGCGCGGACGCCGGGGAGCTGGCCCTGCTGTGCAAGGCCCTGGCCCACCCGGCGCGGGTGCGCATCGTGGACCATCTGGCCCGCGCGGGGCGCTGCATCTGCGGCGAGATCGTGGAGATCATGCCCCTGGCGCAGTCCACGGTGAGCCAGCATTTGAAGATTCTCAAGGAGTGCGGGCTGGTGCAGGGCGAGATCGAGGGCCCGCGCACCTGCTACTGCCTGGACGCGGGGCGCCTTGCGCGCTTCGTGCAACTGGCCACGGCCCTGGAGCGCGGGGCAAAGGCGAAGGACGAGCCATGA
- the hgcA gene encoding mercury methylation corrinoid protein HgcA: protein MDGRAAARPLPGAPASPARDDAPCUGPKTESGFGLEDRPGFRREPFVLGFLPTAAGAVPRVDTRLGARDGLGTALARLGAVRDDYKVVPGLYAVGHAGPGSPVVVTANYKLSFDAVRAALEGADAWLLVLDTHGINVWCAAGKGTFGTEELVRRIGAAGLDTVVTHRVVIVPQLGAPGVCAREVRRRSGFAVRFGPVRAEDLRPWLERGGEVSEAERTVTFTLAERAVLVPVEFWLLGRMAPWVLLAAALLSGLGPGWFSFDAAWRRGVLAAAACAAGVLAGAGLTPLALPWLPGRALAFKGAVAGAACGLALALWAGAGALGGAGLALWATALGSYTGMNFTGSTPYTSPSGVEREMRVALPLQAGAVLLGAAAWIAAAFAGPGGGQ from the coding sequence ATGGACGGGCGCGCGGCGGCCCGGCCCCTGCCCGGGGCGCCCGCGAGCCCCGCGCGCGACGACGCGCCCTGTTGAGGGCCGAAGACCGAGTCCGGGTTCGGACTCGAAGACCGGCCGGGCTTCCGGCGCGAGCCCTTCGTGCTCGGCTTCCTGCCCACGGCGGCGGGGGCCGTGCCGCGCGTGGACACCCGCCTGGGTGCCCGCGACGGGCTGGGCACGGCCCTGGCGCGCCTGGGCGCCGTGCGCGACGACTACAAGGTCGTGCCGGGGCTCTACGCCGTGGGCCATGCGGGCCCGGGGTCGCCGGTGGTGGTCACGGCCAACTACAAGCTGAGTTTCGACGCCGTGCGCGCGGCCCTGGAGGGCGCGGACGCCTGGCTGCTGGTGCTGGACACCCACGGCATCAACGTGTGGTGCGCGGCGGGCAAGGGCACCTTCGGCACCGAGGAACTGGTGCGCCGCATCGGCGCGGCGGGGCTGGACACGGTGGTCACGCACCGCGTGGTCATCGTGCCGCAGCTCGGCGCGCCGGGGGTCTGCGCGCGCGAGGTGCGCAGGCGCAGCGGGTTCGCGGTGCGCTTCGGCCCGGTGCGCGCCGAGGATTTGCGGCCCTGGCTGGAGCGCGGGGGCGAGGTGTCCGAGGCCGAGCGCACAGTGACCTTCACCCTGGCCGAGCGCGCGGTGCTGGTGCCTGTGGAGTTCTGGCTGCTCGGGCGCATGGCGCCCTGGGTGCTGCTGGCGGCGGCGCTGCTCTCGGGGCTGGGGCCGGGCTGGTTCTCGTTCGACGCGGCCTGGCGGCGCGGCGTGCTGGCGGCGGCGGCCTGCGCGGCGGGGGTGCTGGCCGGGGCGGGGCTCACGCCGCTGGCGCTGCCCTGGCTGCCCGGACGGGCCCTGGCCTTCAAGGGCGCCGTGGCCGGGGCGGCCTGCGGGCTGGCGCTGGCGCTGTGGGCCGGGGCGGGGGCCCTGGGCGGGGCCGGGCTCGCGCTGTGGGCCACGGCCCTGGGCTCGTACACGGGCATGAACTTCACGGGCTCGACGCCCTACACCTCGCCCTCGGGCGTGGAACGGGAGATGCGCGTGGCGCTGCCGCTCCAGGCCGGGGCGGTGCTGCTGGGCGCGGCGGCCTGGATCGCGGCGGCCTTTGCCGGGCCGGGAGGTGGGCAATGA